A window of Pseudomonas denitrificans (nom. rej.) genomic DNA:
GATGCTGCTGCACCCATTGATCTACGCTGCGCTGCCCAACCTGTTCGGCAGTGAGCAGGCCTTCGGCGTGTTCACCGGCTCGACCATCCACGAAGTCGCCCAGGTGGTTGCTGCCGGCCGCGCCATGGACCCCGCCGCCGCGGACGCCGCGCTGATCAGCAAGATGCTGCGCGTCCTGCTGCTGGCCCCGGCCCTGCTGATCCTCGGCCGTGTGGGTTGCGCCGAAGCCGCCGAGCCGGGTGCGCGCCGCAAGCTGCACATTCCGGGCTTCGCCGTGTTCTTCCTGCTGGTGACCGGCCTGCGCTCGCTGGGCTGGGTCCCGGAAAGCTGGCTGGCGCCGCTGCAGCAGCTGGATGATGTGATGCTCGGCATGGCGATGGCCGCCCTGGGCCTGGCCACCCGCCTGGGCGACCTGCGCAAGGAAGGCCCGAAGCCGCTGCTACTGGGCGCCGGACTGTTCGTCTTCCTGCTGGTGGGCGGCGGCCTGATCAATGGCGGCGTGCAATATCTCTTCCA
This region includes:
- a CDS encoding YeiH family protein; the protein is MNALRRLPYYVPGALLCLGIAFGSRQLMEIPALQHLGLGSLTLAILIGLLAGNLGLARFGSIRPGIDLSRQQLLRLGVVLYGLRLTFQDIAALGPAALIIDVLMVASTLTVAWWIGERWLKLPRESALLIGAGSAICGAAAVMASSPVLKARAEHTAVAVATVVLFGTLAMLLHPLIYAALPNLFGSEQAFGVFTGSTIHEVAQVVAAGRAMDPAAADAALISKMLRVLLLAPALLILGRVGCAEAAEPGARRKLHIPGFAVFFLLVTGLRSLGWVPESWLAPLQQLDDVMLGMAMAALGLATRLGDLRKEGPKPLLLGAGLFVFLLVGGGLINGGVQYLFH